The nucleotide sequence CGGCCGGTCGCTATCGTCCGCTCTGGCCGTCCCCGTCAACAAGCCGACAAACATCAAGCCGACAAACATCAAGCTGACAAACATTACGCCGGCACAGTAAGCCCGGCGACGAATCATCCATCGACGGTACATGATTTCAATCGCATGCATGGTATTTTCCGCGGAACGTTACCGCTGGTTCTGTGGGGAGGATTCGGATCGGTCGCGACGAAGGTCCAGGCAATAACTGCCTGACGCGGCGGCAGAGCACCAGATGCGATCGGGTTTGCCGCTGTCGAATGCGATATCGCTTAACGGCATCGGACCGCGACCGAGATTGATTTTGAACCAATCCGATCCGTCCCCCGCTGCTCCGCCGGTGGCCGTGATGTAGGTGCCTTGGTTCAAGTTGTTGATGCTGCTAGTTTCTCGCGTCGCCACCAAGACCCATTGGACGCTCCGCAGGCTGGTCGCGACTTGCGCACAGAACGGATGGTCAAAGATCATCGTCCAGTCGTCAGGGCGGTATCCACCGTTGGGTTTATAGTCAGCGATCCAAACGCCGCCTTCGCCCCAGTCCGCCACGTCGCCGTCTCCACCACCGGCGATCAAGATCTTCGTCGCCCGGTCGTCTTCGACGTGCAGATAGACGTCCCACAGCGAACGAATGCCCGGCGGGATGGCTTCGGCCGTCCACGACGATGCACCGTCGGACGTGCGGTACAGTCCACCGTCGGTGAATCCCTTGCCCGGGGCTTGGTAACGTTTGGCGGCGGCGTACAGAACACGGTCGTCGTCCGGTGCGACCACCAAGCCTTTGACACACACGCTGTCGTTGCCGACCGCTTTGCCATTGATCCGACCGGCGGCAGTGACGGGCAAACCGCGATTCACACAAGTCCACGAAACGCCGTCGTCGGTTGACTTGTAGATGCCTTTGCGAGCCGTTTGGCTGTAGATGCGTGTCTGTCCCATCGGAAAGTTGTCTGCATCGACGACCTCGGCCACGGCATAGATCGCGTCTTTGGTGACACGCAGGTTTCGCCAATAGACCATGTCTCGCAGCGCCGTTTCGTCCGGAACGACGATCGGTTCGCCATTGATCGCGAACGACTGGCCGTGATCGGTCGACTTGCAAAAGTTGCCACGACGCGGCGAGAAGAAATAGAAGACGTCCGGATCGCTGGGGTGCTGGGCCAGCGTGGTTGGGGCGATGTAGGGCATGCCGGGGGCCCATGACGGACCGTGATCGACCAAGCCGGGCAGTCCACGAACGCCGGGGACGCCGGGGAAGTCTGGATGTGTTTGGTCGGTGGTTTTCCAAACGGATTCTTCTTGTTGTAACAAGAACATTTGACCGCGGCGATGAATGTCGGGCACCACGGCATAGGCCCCCAAGTCACCATTGCCGTGACCAAAGTAGACTTCGCCGACTTGGGTGTTGTCCACGCTGATCCATTGGTCGGCATCAAAGTCATACTTCACGGTGTAGTAGCCCTTGTCGACGCTGGCGAACACGGTCCCATCGGCGGCGATGGCCGCCGTACGGCATCCGCGTATGTCGTACTTGTAGGAATCGGGATACTTGTTGTCGTGAACTTGCGGGTCGATGTTGCGATTCAAACGTTCGGGTTGTCGCTGGGCCCAATACGCGTCCTTTTGGAATCCTGTTCCCAAACGTGACGCGGCGAACCAAGAATCACCGCCGTTGTTCGATGCCCAGATGGCTCCGGTCACGATGCTGACAAAGTTCGGACG is from Crateriforma conspicua and encodes:
- a CDS encoding glycoside hydrolase gives rise to the protein MTDRTILPQPMQIFAMNTRRLLPLQILLLIGLVLGSPLRADGWTFAELKTRQIDSDPRFVWKQVAPGMAGSNRRIHTDSVDSDKVWVTPDMGNDYLTIDGGLHWESVIPPDGVWGRRQELSDVCVASDPKDPSVVVSLRYVGQWARPSQRIEVSTDGGRRFHPITKYASGREPDSPWYTAVAHPAERGTWYVANGIDVAEIRTAASPNPIERIDASAAKVWKITQITSDDRTITAIPNDGMDDATSVFDLLCHPDVDRYPDMLFAATSTGVYRRDDATSPWTRILSGCCKMDANWDGSTFRLCVLQQATYAVAGQTIASSGGVFITPSPQTATTQTGWIDKTSDLRVDLKALQIPINRFRSFVKFWFDFENGEEAKIQLPKSYFPNFNEILCDPTNPDRLFLANGTRPNFVSIVTGAIWASNNGGDSWFAASRLGTGFQKDAYWAQRQPERLNRNIDPQVHDNKYPDSYKYDIRGCRTAAIAADGTVFASVDKGYYTVKYDFDADQWISVDNTQVGEVYFGHGNGDLGAYAVVPDIHRRGQMFLLQQEESVWKTTDQTHPDFPGVPGVRGLPGLVDHGPSWAPGMPYIAPTTLAQHPSDPDVFYFFSPRRGNFCKSTDHGQSFAINGEPIVVPDETALRDMVYWRNLRVTKDAIYAVAEVVDADNFPMGQTRIYSQTARKGIYKSTDDGVSWTCVNRGLPVTAAGRINGKAVGNDSVCVKGLVVAPDDDRVLYAAAKRYQAPGKGFTDGGLYRTSDGASSWTAEAIPPGIRSLWDVYLHVEDDRATKILIAGGGDGDVADWGEGGVWIADYKPNGGYRPDDWTMIFDHPFCAQVATSLRSVQWVLVATRETSSINNLNQGTYITATGGAAGDGSDWFKINLGRGPMPLSDIAFDSGKPDRIWCSAAASGSYCLDLRRDRSESSPQNQR